From the Senegalimassilia faecalis genome, one window contains:
- a CDS encoding YhgE/Pip domain-containing protein, with product MSNVWKLLCYDVKHLFGNVVTVVIILGLVFLPSIFTWYNVIACWDVFDNTGNLKVAVANSDEGYESDLLPTKVNVGDSVESALRANDQLDWVFTDEEDAIDGAKSGKYYAAVVIPQSFSEDMMSFYSSDTEHAQIIYYENEKKNAVAPRVTDQASTKVSSQVNTTFAETLSDVALGLVDTFSNLAEQGDVGGQIAKLSGTLSDSAKQLGNTADVLNSYASLTGTAKSLVNNSTDLLSSAQAAVKDAEGQASDAKDGALTISDAMKTSVAALSDALAQSGDSFKDVPGAVDGVYDQIDTDKANAAKSLREQMADVKNQRDRYEELIAQLETLRPNIDEQYQPAIDAVIKQLNTSIASLDKLYDALDSAADKLEQGKDPEGTSREDVQKKIDAVQASLSTLKADYENGLKPGLEQLADSVSAAAQSLTARASQLSGVGGDLENSASLVAGKLGDAQGTMSSMADELHASADKLSTLSTRIDEALASGSVEQLKQVIGSDPEALAKAVSAPVGVERIAVFPVEDFGSAMAPLYTTLALWVGSLLIMVLLNPVPSKRAIEEAGLVNPKSWQLFFGRYGAPFVLAFMQSTVVCLGNMLFVGVQVANPLLYLLCFWVAGFVFSFIIYTLVSLFANLGKAIAVLLLIVCVTGGGGSFPLQLLPDFFLNVSPFLPATHVINAMRAASMGVYQNDFWIEIASTLLFLLPFIILGILRPALSKLTYWFVEQVEKSKLVA from the coding sequence ATGAGTAACGTTTGGAAGCTGCTCTGCTACGACGTGAAGCATCTGTTCGGCAACGTGGTGACCGTCGTCATCATCCTGGGCCTGGTGTTCCTGCCTTCGATTTTCACATGGTACAACGTCATCGCGTGCTGGGACGTGTTCGACAATACGGGTAATTTGAAGGTTGCGGTGGCGAACTCCGACGAGGGCTATGAAAGCGACTTGCTGCCTACAAAGGTGAATGTGGGCGACAGCGTGGAGTCGGCCCTGCGCGCGAACGACCAGCTTGATTGGGTGTTTACCGACGAGGAAGACGCCATTGATGGCGCAAAATCGGGCAAATACTACGCGGCCGTGGTCATCCCGCAAAGCTTCAGCGAAGACATGATGAGCTTCTATTCAAGCGATACCGAGCACGCGCAGATCATCTATTACGAGAACGAGAAGAAAAACGCTGTGGCGCCGCGTGTGACCGATCAGGCTTCCACGAAGGTGTCATCGCAGGTGAACACGACGTTTGCCGAAACGCTGTCCGATGTGGCGCTGGGGCTGGTGGACACGTTCAGCAACCTTGCCGAGCAAGGGGATGTCGGCGGGCAGATTGCCAAGCTGTCGGGCACGCTTTCCGACTCGGCGAAGCAGCTGGGCAACACCGCTGATGTGCTGAACTCGTATGCTTCGCTGACTGGCACGGCAAAATCGCTGGTGAACAACTCTACGGATTTGCTTTCCAGCGCACAGGCGGCGGTGAAGGATGCGGAAGGCCAAGCGTCGGATGCTAAAGACGGCGCGCTTACCATCAGCGATGCCATGAAAACCTCGGTTGCGGCGCTTTCCGATGCGCTTGCGCAAAGCGGCGACAGCTTCAAGGATGTGCCCGGCGCGGTTGACGGCGTGTACGACCAGATTGATACCGATAAGGCGAATGCAGCGAAAAGCCTGCGTGAGCAGATGGCGGACGTGAAGAACCAGCGCGACCGTTACGAGGAATTGATAGCGCAGTTGGAAACGCTGCGCCCGAACATCGATGAGCAGTATCAGCCGGCAATCGATGCCGTCATCAAGCAGCTGAATACGTCTATCGCTTCACTTGATAAGCTCTACGATGCCCTTGACAGCGCCGCAGACAAACTTGAACAGGGTAAAGACCCCGAGGGAACGTCGCGCGAAGACGTACAGAAAAAGATTGATGCGGTGCAAGCAAGCTTGTCAACGCTGAAGGCGGATTACGAAAACGGTTTGAAGCCGGGTCTTGAGCAGCTTGCCGACTCGGTGTCCGCGGCGGCGCAATCGCTTACCGCGCGCGCATCGCAGCTTTCGGGTGTTGGCGGCGATTTGGAAAACTCGGCAAGTTTGGTGGCTGGCAAGCTGGGAGATGCCCAGGGAACCATGAGCAGCATGGCGGATGAGCTCCATGCATCGGCCGACAAGCTGTCCACGCTGTCGACGCGCATAGACGAGGCGCTGGCAAGCGGCAGCGTCGAGCAACTCAAGCAGGTCATCGGCTCTGATCCTGAAGCGCTGGCCAAGGCGGTGTCGGCGCCGGTGGGCGTGGAGCGCATCGCGGTGTTCCCCGTTGAGGACTTCGGCTCCGCCATGGCCCCGCTGTACACCACGCTCGCGCTGTGGGTTGGATCGCTGCTGATTATGGTACTGCTGAACCCCGTGCCGTCTAAGCGCGCCATCGAGGAGGCGGGCTTGGTGAACCCGAAATCGTGGCAGCTGTTCTTCGGCCGCTACGGTGCGCCGTTCGTGCTGGCGTTTATGCAAAGCACGGTCGTGTGCCTGGGTAACATGCTGTTCGTGGGCGTGCAGGTGGCAAATCCGCTGCTGTATCTGCTGTGTTTCTGGGTGGCGGGTTTTGTGTTCAGCTTTATTATCTACACGCTTGTGTCGCTGTTCGCAAACCTGGGCAAGGCCATTGCCGTGCTGCTGCTGATTGTGTGCGTGACCGGCGGCGGAGGCAGCTTCCCGCTGCAGCTGCTGCCCGATTTCTTCTTGAATGTCAGCCCGTTCTTGCCGGCAACGCATGTTATCAATGCCATGCGCGCGGCAAGCATGGGTGTGTACCAAAACGATTTCTGGATTGAAATCGCGTCGACGTTGCTGTTCTTGTTGCCATTTATCATTTTGGGCATCTTGCGGCCGGCGCTGTCGAAGCTGACGTATTGGTTCGTCGAGCAGGTGGAGAAGTCGAAACTGGTGGCGTAA
- a CDS encoding metal-dependent transcriptional regulator, translating into MEKLTTSSEDYLEAIVNLGGTLTNSVRNIDISNELGVTKASVSKAIQVLREDGMVSQEPYGGVRLTPNGLARGMAVLCRHRLLFAFLTQELGIDEQTAEREACGIEHAISDASFECWLAYASKIGLRVKGLPRYYMEYNQQ; encoded by the coding sequence ATGGAGAAACTCACGACGTCAAGCGAAGACTACCTTGAAGCCATCGTCAACCTGGGCGGCACGCTGACGAACTCGGTACGCAATATCGATATTTCCAACGAGCTGGGCGTGACGAAGGCATCGGTCAGCAAGGCCATTCAGGTGCTGCGCGAGGACGGCATGGTCAGTCAGGAGCCGTACGGCGGCGTGCGTTTGACGCCGAATGGGCTGGCGCGCGGTATGGCGGTGCTGTGCCGGCATCGGTTGCTGTTCGCGTTTTTGACGCAGGAGCTTGGCATCGACGAGCAGACGGCGGAGCGCGAGGCGTGTGGCATCGAACACGCCATCAGCGATGCGTCGTTCGAGTGCTGGCTTGCGTACGCTTCGAAAATCGGATTGCGCGTCAAGGGCCTTCCGCGCTACTACATGGAGTATAATCAGCAGTAG
- a CDS encoding universal stress protein, whose product MKFRHIMVPYDGSDHAKNALQYAKDLVETCPEARISVVHAVPSSYVGTDRMGTEGALDGVPYGMLDYEEYQGVVQHVLDEAKKRVSENLGDTLADLGDRADVVAVAGASPADALARFAEEHDCDLIVMGRRGLGAIRGMLGSVSFGVLRATDIPVLTVK is encoded by the coding sequence ATGAAGTTCCGTCACATCATGGTTCCCTACGATGGATCCGACCACGCCAAGAATGCTCTGCAGTACGCCAAGGACTTGGTGGAAACGTGCCCCGAGGCTCGCATCTCGGTTGTTCATGCGGTGCCTTCTAGCTATGTTGGCACGGATCGCATGGGCACGGAAGGCGCGCTCGATGGCGTGCCGTACGGCATGCTTGATTACGAAGAGTACCAGGGCGTGGTGCAGCATGTGCTTGACGAAGCCAAGAAGCGCGTAAGCGAGAATCTTGGGGATACGCTTGCTGACCTGGGCGATCGCGCCGATGTTGTGGCGGTTGCCGGTGCTTCTCCCGCCGATGCGCTTGCCCGTTTCGCCGAAGAGCACGATTGCGACCTTATTGTCATGGGTCGTCGAGGCTTGGGCGCCATTCGCGGCATGCTCGGCAGCGTCAGCTTCGGCGTGCTGCGCGCCACCGATATCCCGGTGCTTACGGTGAAGTAG
- the crcB gene encoding fluoride efflux transporter CrcB — MIAALCVGAGGFLGAIARYLLGLIPYQGDFPLITFAINFVGAFIIGVVFEVANIRPGMLSDNAVLFLKTGLCGGFTTFSTFSLETLSLLERGKYAIGSAYALGSLAVCVLGVMAGKLFVKTLLQTQNA, encoded by the coding sequence ATGATTGCGGCACTTTGCGTTGGAGCAGGCGGTTTTCTGGGAGCGATTGCGCGCTATCTGCTGGGACTTATCCCCTACCAGGGCGACTTTCCCCTTATCACGTTCGCCATCAACTTTGTTGGCGCGTTCATCATCGGCGTGGTGTTCGAAGTCGCGAACATCCGTCCCGGCATGCTCTCCGACAATGCCGTGCTGTTCCTGAAAACGGGCCTGTGCGGCGGCTTCACCACATTCAGCACGTTCTCTCTAGAAACGTTAAGCCTGCTTGAACGCGGAAAATACGCCATCGGCAGTGCTTACGCGCTCGGTAGCCTGGCCGTGTGCGTCCTCGGCGTCATGGCTGGGAAACTGTTCGTGAAAACGCTGCTGCAAACGCAAAATGCTTAG
- a CDS encoding M18 family aminopeptidase has protein sequence MSQVEASGCAAPEAGVQTRGCAVSELDVRAAQRMIDFVSECPSMFHTVAALRKRLDAAGFTFVPEGQRWNIERGGAYYTVRNNSSLIAFRVGEKLDSYHFQLTAAHSDSPTYKVKAVPELAGPAEYLRLNVEAYGGVMDHTWFDKPLSVAGRVLVREGNRLVSRLYAPDDDLLIIPRVPIHLDHQANAGFAPNRAVDLCPLFSAGALERGAFDAMVAEDLGVAVENVAARDLFLVNRQQPRVWGRANEFVSAPRLDDLGCVFISLEAFLAASNPHDVSVFCCFDNEEVGSNTKQGAMSTFLRDTLERLNGALGFAVEDLCCVLAKSMLVSCDNAHAVHPNHPERYDECNRVQLNRGLVVKEAANQKYCTDAFSRAVFCALCTDAGVPLQAYANRSDMPGGSTLGNLSNMQVSMHGVDVGLPQLAMHSSYETAGVADVRLGTRALQAFFEADVRIDGADAAVLA, from the coding sequence ATGAGCCAGGTTGAGGCGAGCGGGTGCGCAGCGCCTGAGGCGGGCGTGCAAACGCGTGGCTGCGCGGTGTCGGAGCTTGACGTGCGGGCGGCGCAGCGCATGATCGATTTCGTGAGCGAATGCCCCAGCATGTTCCATACAGTTGCGGCGCTGCGCAAGCGTTTAGACGCGGCGGGGTTCACGTTTGTGCCCGAGGGGCAGCGGTGGAACATCGAACGCGGTGGGGCGTACTACACCGTGCGCAACAATTCCAGCCTTATCGCGTTTCGCGTGGGCGAGAAGCTGGACTCGTATCACTTTCAGCTGACGGCGGCGCATTCGGATTCGCCGACGTATAAGGTGAAGGCCGTCCCCGAGCTTGCCGGCCCGGCGGAGTATCTGCGCTTGAACGTTGAAGCGTACGGCGGCGTTATGGACCACACGTGGTTCGACAAGCCGCTTTCTGTTGCGGGCCGTGTGCTGGTACGTGAAGGAAATCGCCTGGTCAGCAGGCTTTATGCGCCCGATGACGATCTGCTCATCATCCCGCGCGTGCCCATTCATCTGGACCATCAGGCGAATGCGGGCTTCGCGCCGAATCGAGCCGTCGATTTGTGCCCGCTGTTCTCGGCCGGGGCGCTTGAACGGGGTGCGTTCGACGCGATGGTTGCCGAAGACCTTGGTGTTGCCGTCGAAAACGTGGCGGCGCGCGATTTGTTCCTGGTGAACCGCCAGCAGCCGCGCGTGTGGGGCAGGGCAAACGAGTTTGTCAGCGCGCCGCGGCTGGACGACCTGGGCTGCGTGTTCATTTCGCTTGAGGCATTCCTAGCTGCGAGCAATCCGCACGACGTGTCGGTGTTCTGCTGCTTCGACAACGAGGAAGTGGGGTCGAACACAAAGCAGGGCGCTATGTCGACGTTTCTGCGCGACACGCTTGAGCGCTTGAACGGCGCGCTGGGCTTCGCCGTTGAAGATCTGTGCTGCGTGCTGGCGAAAAGCATGCTGGTGAGCTGCGATAACGCCCATGCTGTGCATCCGAATCACCCCGAACGCTATGATGAGTGCAACCGCGTGCAGCTCAACCGCGGCCTGGTGGTGAAAGAGGCCGCGAACCAGAAGTACTGCACCGATGCGTTCAGCCGCGCGGTGTTCTGCGCGTTGTGCACCGATGCGGGCGTGCCGCTGCAGGCGTACGCGAACCGCAGCGATATGCCCGGTGGCTCGACGCTGGGAAATCTGTCGAACATGCAAGTGAGCATGCATGGCGTTGACGTCGGCCTGCCGCAGCTGGCCATGCATTCTAGTTACGAGACGGCGGGCGTAGCTGATGTGCGTTTGGGTACGCGTGCCTTGCAGGCGTTTTTCGAGGCCGATGTGCGCATCGATGGTGCCGACGCGGCAGTGCTCGCCTAG
- a CDS encoding DegV family protein yields the protein MQQSAIEGAAARRVHIITDSASDLAAGEFPDVSVVPLSISFGNDSFEDGVNLTHRQFYEKLVESDELPRTSQATPFAFTQVLAEKLGQPGEGGTDEAVIITLSAKLSGTYDSALAAAEPWGARVHVVDSTNVTVGEKALVAYAIRLVEQGMCASEVAAELNRVKGRIRLVALLDTLEYLQKGGRISKTVAIAGGMLSIKPVISIQDGLVVMLGKARGSKKGNNLLIQQVQNAGGIDFSLPFFLGYTGLGDELIKKYIEDSRAVWEEGVDEVRYSTVGGTIGTHVGPGAIALAFFARG from the coding sequence GTGCAGCAATCAGCAATCGAAGGCGCCGCAGCGCGCCGCGTACATATCATCACCGATTCCGCGTCCGACTTGGCGGCGGGCGAATTTCCCGACGTAAGCGTTGTGCCGCTGAGCATCTCGTTCGGCAACGATTCGTTCGAAGACGGCGTGAACCTAACCCATCGGCAGTTCTACGAGAAGCTGGTCGAGTCTGACGAGCTTCCGCGCACCAGCCAAGCAACGCCGTTCGCGTTCACGCAGGTTCTGGCTGAAAAGCTTGGCCAGCCCGGCGAAGGCGGCACGGACGAGGCCGTTATCATCACGCTGTCCGCAAAGCTGTCGGGCACCTACGACAGCGCGCTTGCCGCGGCTGAGCCGTGGGGCGCTCGCGTGCACGTGGTTGACAGCACGAACGTGACCGTTGGAGAAAAAGCGCTGGTGGCGTACGCCATTCGCCTGGTTGAGCAAGGCATGTGCGCCTCCGAGGTGGCGGCCGAGCTGAATCGCGTGAAAGGCCGCATTCGCCTGGTGGCGCTGCTTGATACGCTTGAGTACCTGCAAAAGGGCGGCCGCATTTCCAAAACGGTTGCCATTGCGGGCGGCATGCTGTCCATCAAGCCGGTCATCTCTATTCAGGATGGTCTTGTGGTCATGCTGGGCAAGGCGCGCGGCAGCAAAAAGGGCAACAACCTGCTGATTCAGCAGGTGCAAAACGCCGGCGGCATTGATTTTTCGCTGCCGTTCTTCCTGGGTTACACGGGCTTGGGCGACGAGCTTATCAAAAAGTACATTGAAGACAGCCGCGCTGTATGGGAGGAAGGCGTTGACGAAGTGCGCTATTCCACCGTTGGCGGCACCATCGGCACGCACGTGGGCCCGGGCGCCATCGCGCTGGCGTTCTTCGCTCGGGGGTAA
- a CDS encoding O-acetylhomoserine aminocarboxypropyltransferase/cysteine synthase family protein: MTEHMGTTCVQGGYRPGDAQPRQIPIYQSTTWKYDTSEHMGKLFDLEESGYFYTRLQNPTNDYVAAKICELEGGTAAMLTSSGQAANFFAVFNIAGAGDHVVASSAIYGGTYNLLAHTMQRMGLECTFVSPDCTDEELEAAFRPNTKAVFGETIANPALAVLDIERFANAAHAHGVPLIVDNTFPTPVNCNPIKWGANIVTHSTTKYMDGHGACVGGCIVDAGTFDWMAHADKFPGLTTPDESYHGVVYAEKFGQGGAFITKCTSQLMRDFGSIQSPQHAFILNLGLESLHVRMPQHCKNGQAAAEFLQAHPKIRFVRYPGLVGDPYHELAQKYMPNGTCGVVSFGFEGGRAAAEQFMKSLKLAQIATHVADARTCVLHPANATHRQMNDEELVACGISPDMVRLSCGIESTEDLLADLEQALATV; encoded by the coding sequence ATGACGGAGCATATGGGGACCACGTGCGTGCAAGGCGGTTATCGACCTGGCGACGCGCAGCCGCGCCAGATTCCGATTTATCAGTCCACCACGTGGAAATACGACACGTCTGAGCACATGGGCAAGCTGTTCGACCTGGAAGAGTCGGGCTACTTCTACACGCGCCTGCAAAACCCCACGAACGATTACGTGGCAGCGAAGATCTGCGAGCTTGAGGGCGGCACGGCAGCTATGTTGACCAGCTCGGGCCAGGCGGCGAACTTCTTCGCAGTGTTCAACATTGCCGGAGCGGGCGACCATGTGGTGGCCTCAAGCGCCATTTACGGCGGCACGTACAACCTGCTGGCGCATACCATGCAGCGCATGGGCCTGGAGTGCACGTTCGTCAGCCCCGACTGCACCGATGAAGAGCTTGAGGCGGCGTTCCGTCCGAACACGAAGGCCGTGTTCGGCGAGACCATCGCCAACCCGGCGCTGGCCGTGCTTGATATCGAGCGTTTCGCGAATGCGGCGCATGCGCACGGCGTGCCGCTGATTGTGGACAACACGTTCCCGACGCCCGTGAATTGTAACCCCATCAAGTGGGGCGCGAATATCGTGACGCACTCCACCACGAAGTACATGGACGGTCACGGCGCATGCGTGGGCGGATGCATCGTGGACGCCGGCACGTTCGACTGGATGGCGCATGCCGACAAGTTCCCGGGCCTGACCACGCCCGACGAAAGCTACCACGGCGTGGTGTACGCCGAGAAGTTCGGCCAGGGCGGGGCGTTCATCACGAAGTGCACGTCGCAGCTGATGCGCGATTTCGGCTCCATCCAAAGCCCGCAGCATGCCTTCATTTTGAACCTGGGTCTTGAGAGCCTGCACGTGCGCATGCCGCAGCATTGCAAGAACGGTCAGGCCGCAGCCGAGTTCTTGCAGGCACACCCCAAGATCCGCTTCGTGCGTTACCCGGGCCTGGTGGGCGACCCGTATCACGAGCTGGCGCAGAAGTACATGCCGAACGGCACGTGCGGCGTGGTGTCGTTTGGCTTCGAGGGCGGTCGCGCGGCGGCCGAGCAGTTCATGAAAAGCCTGAAGCTGGCGCAGATTGCCACGCATGTTGCCGATGCGCGCACGTGCGTGCTGCATCCGGCGAACGCCACGCATCGTCAAATGAACGACGAAGAGCTGGTGGCGTGCGGCATCTCCCCGGACATGGTGCGCCTGAGCTGCGGCATCGAGTCGACGGAGGATTTGCTGGCCGACCTGGAGCAGGCGCTGGCAACAGTGTAG
- a CDS encoding LysR family transcriptional regulator — MSPSFSQLERFVATARKGSYSAAAEDLFVTPQAVSKSIHDLESKLHVQLLEARGKQLKPTDAGGRVYRYAVDALDARGGIRDVTPAGEGGVAQLRGSLSVVVANIPLRGRVFREEDFEPFRRAYPLVELQVSFFAGSGCLAALDAGMADAALVVGKPEREDLHASWMRTMALCLLVSTRHELAAKECVAFSDLHGRKLAVPHDFRSYKEVVERRFAQEGVRPRYVALEMSEARHRAFLRDEGGALLVSHDARLCEAFPDTVMIPFKEKERIALPYYYVWREGHETALVAALRRCLCAS; from the coding sequence ATGAGCCCAAGCTTTTCGCAACTAGAACGGTTCGTCGCAACGGCACGCAAGGGGTCCTATAGCGCCGCCGCCGAGGACCTTTTCGTGACGCCGCAAGCAGTTTCGAAGTCGATTCACGACCTTGAGAGCAAGTTGCATGTGCAACTGCTTGAAGCGCGCGGTAAGCAGCTGAAACCAACGGATGCGGGCGGGAGGGTGTACCGCTATGCCGTGGATGCGCTTGATGCGCGCGGCGGCATTAGAGACGTGACGCCGGCTGGCGAAGGTGGGGTTGCGCAGCTTCGGGGGTCGCTTTCGGTTGTGGTGGCGAATATCCCCTTGCGAGGCCGAGTGTTTCGCGAAGAAGATTTCGAGCCTTTTCGCCGGGCGTATCCGCTTGTGGAGCTTCAGGTGTCGTTTTTTGCTGGCAGCGGGTGCTTGGCGGCCCTTGACGCGGGCATGGCCGATGCGGCGCTGGTGGTGGGAAAGCCCGAGCGTGAAGATTTGCACGCATCGTGGATGAGAACGATGGCGTTGTGCCTGCTGGTGTCCACGCGCCATGAGCTGGCGGCGAAGGAGTGCGTGGCGTTTTCCGACTTGCATGGTAGGAAGTTGGCCGTGCCGCATGATTTCCGTAGCTACAAAGAGGTGGTGGAGCGGCGGTTTGCGCAAGAGGGCGTGCGTCCGCGCTATGTTGCGCTTGAGATGAGCGAGGCGCGACATAGAGCGTTTTTACGCGACGAAGGCGGTGCCCTGCTGGTATCTCATGACGCGCGTTTGTGCGAAGCGTTTCCCGATACGGTGATGATTCCTTTCAAGGAGAAGGAGCGCATCGCGCTTCCTTATTACTATGTATGGCGCGAGGGGCACGAAACGGCTTTGGTTGCAGCATTGAGGCGCTGCTTGTGCGCGTCATGA
- a CDS encoding response regulator, producing MINVILADDHEVVRTGIKLLLEADPDIAVVAEAAEGTQAYSLVAQHKPQVLLLDISMPPGQSGLVACEKVARDFPDTKVIILTMFAEPEYLLYTLRGGAAGYVLKNSTPEQLRQAVHDVAAGGSYIHPTMASLLAKHAGNPEANDPSFQQLSSRELEILQLIARGHTNKEIGERMFLSVKTVEAHRSKIFKKLHLKTRADAVDYALRHKLLDL from the coding sequence ATGATCAACGTGATTCTTGCCGACGACCACGAGGTGGTGCGCACCGGCATTAAGCTTCTGCTTGAAGCGGACCCTGACATCGCCGTGGTGGCGGAAGCCGCCGAAGGAACGCAAGCCTATTCGCTTGTGGCGCAGCACAAACCGCAGGTGCTGCTGCTTGACATCTCCATGCCGCCCGGGCAAAGCGGACTTGTGGCCTGCGAAAAAGTGGCCCGCGACTTTCCCGACACGAAAGTAATCATTCTCACTATGTTCGCCGAGCCGGAATACCTGCTGTACACCCTGCGCGGCGGCGCGGCGGGCTACGTGCTGAAAAACTCGACGCCCGAACAGCTGCGCCAAGCCGTGCACGACGTTGCCGCAGGCGGCAGTTACATCCACCCCACCATGGCCTCGTTGCTTGCAAAGCACGCGGGAAACCCCGAGGCTAACGACCCTTCCTTCCAACAGCTATCCAGCCGCGAGCTTGAGATTTTGCAGCTTATCGCACGAGGCCACACGAACAAGGAAATCGGCGAGCGCATGTTTCTATCCGTGAAAACAGTGGAGGCGCACCGCAGCAAGATATTCAAGAAGCTGCATCTGAAAACGCGCGCCGATGCCGTCGACTACGCGCTGCGGCATAAGCTGCTTGACTTGTAG
- a CDS encoding GAF domain-containing sensor histidine kinase, whose protein sequence is MGASNFDRATLDGNNEAFQRAVEQLRARLNFDFVTMGITAFVGAPLKWVYSAGETSNRHRRIALAPGHGVGGIVLKSGKPMLFTDIDSELDPREYSSYPIVFAEDLRSLCALPLKRNHHVIAVLLCAFRDVSESHAQAFRSLIADELRGTFCELAVVSEGFIGFDASLHDDASILSGRAGDSGESSPAKNDGSPRLIRSDLARIIGAQEDERRRISRELHDGVAQELLTVTFSLQRLREHLDDEGIAILDEAHGSINAVLDELHNISVMLRPSALDHLGFVPALRSQALVLEQTYGSAVAFEGDLTLPRFDRALETQAYRICQEAMTNACKYSGSDTVRVQVEAASDWLHICVSDDGCGFDVAHPTIKGSGCGLLGMQERANQVGATLSIESGAAGTRVTLVTPMRAQEELQ, encoded by the coding sequence ATGGGGGCTTCTAATTTCGATCGGGCAACGCTTGACGGAAACAACGAAGCGTTCCAACGCGCCGTCGAGCAGCTTCGCGCGCGACTTAACTTCGACTTCGTCACCATGGGCATCACCGCATTCGTCGGCGCACCGCTGAAGTGGGTGTACAGCGCCGGCGAAACAAGCAACCGGCACCGGCGCATCGCGTTGGCGCCCGGCCATGGTGTAGGCGGCATCGTGCTGAAGTCCGGCAAGCCCATGCTGTTCACCGACATCGATTCCGAGCTTGACCCACGCGAATACTCGTCCTACCCCATCGTGTTCGCCGAAGACTTGCGCAGCCTGTGCGCGCTGCCCCTCAAACGCAACCACCACGTCATCGCCGTGCTGCTATGCGCGTTCCGCGATGTCAGCGAAAGCCACGCCCAGGCATTTCGTTCGCTTATCGCCGATGAACTGCGCGGAACGTTTTGCGAGCTGGCCGTTGTTTCCGAAGGATTCATCGGGTTCGACGCAAGCCTGCACGACGATGCCAGCATCTTGTCTGGGCGGGCGGGCGATAGCGGCGAAAGCAGCCCCGCGAAAAACGATGGCTCTCCACGGCTTATTCGCAGCGACCTTGCGCGCATCATCGGCGCTCAAGAGGATGAGCGCCGGCGCATATCGCGCGAATTGCACGACGGCGTTGCACAAGAGCTACTCACCGTCACGTTTTCGCTGCAGCGGCTTCGCGAGCACCTCGACGACGAGGGGATTGCCATCCTCGACGAGGCTCACGGCAGCATCAACGCCGTGCTCGACGAGCTGCACAACATCTCCGTCATGCTGCGCCCCAGCGCGCTTGACCACCTTGGCTTCGTGCCCGCGCTGCGCAGCCAAGCGCTGGTGCTTGAGCAAACGTATGGCTCGGCCGTTGCGTTCGAGGGCGATTTGACGCTGCCGCGTTTCGACCGCGCGCTGGAAACGCAGGCCTACCGCATCTGCCAAGAAGCCATGACGAATGCTTGCAAGTATTCGGGATCCGACACGGTACGCGTGCAGGTTGAGGCCGCAAGCGACTGGCTGCACATCTGCGTTTCCGACGACGGATGCGGCTTCGACGTTGCCCACCCCACCATCAAAGGCAGCGGCTGCGGGCTTTTGGGCATGCAAGAACGCGCAAACCAGGTCGGCGCCACGCTTTCCATCGAATCAGGCGCTGCCGGCACGCGCGTCACGCTGGTCACGCCCATGCGCGCCCAGGAGGAACTGCAATGA